One Candidatus Methylomirabilota bacterium genomic window, GCGCCAGAGCCTGATCATGTCGCAGGGCTCGCTCCTGATCTTCGTCGAGCGTCCCATCTCCGGGGCCATCACCGCGGTGGCGCTCTTCTTTTTCGCCCTGCCGGCGATCACGCCCTGGCTGCGCCGGCTCCGGGGAGGGCCAGCGGCCGCCGTCAAGCCCCGGGAGACTTGACGGGCTCGCTGCCCCACGCCTTCGACCCATGATGTCTCTCGCTCTCGACCCTGGATTCTGGATCCGTCTGCTTGAGATCGCATTCCTCAACCTCCTCCTCTCCGGTGACAACGCCGTCCTCATCGCGCTGGCCGTGCGTGCCTTGCCGCGGCGCCAGCGCGTCCTCGGGCAGATCTGGGGCACCGTGGGCGCCGTCGTGCTCCGCCTGGCCTTCGTGGGGATCGTGAGCCTCCTCCTCGAGCTGGCCTTTCTCAGGGTGGCCGGCGCGCTCGTGCTCCTCTGGATTGCCTACAAGCTCGTCCAGCCCGAGGGAGGCGAGCCGGAGAGGGGACGTCACGGCCGGTCGTTCTGGCACGCCATATGGCTCATCCTCGTGGCCGACGTGACCATGAGCCTCGACAACGTGCTCGCCATCGCGGCGGCCGCGCGCGGGGACATGATGCTGGTGGGCATCGGCATCGCGATGTCCGTGCCCATCGTGATCGTGGGCAGCGGCGTTCTCGCCACGCTCATGAATCGCTATCCCGCTATCATCTGGGTGGGCGGCGGCGTCCTAGGCTTTGTCGCCGGCGAGATGCTGCTGGACGACCCCGTGGTGCTCCGAGCGCTGGGCGAAGGGCTGGACGCCAAGCTCAAGGTGCCCGTGGCCATCGCGATGGCCGGCACTCTCACCGCCATCGGGTGGCGGCTCTCGCGGAAGAAGGCATGAGCTTTCTGCTGAATCCGGAATTCTGGGCGCGTCTGCTCGGCATCGTGTTGATCGACATCTCCCTGGCCGGGGACAATGCGCTCGTGATCGCCCTCGCCGTGCGCGACCTGCCACCCCCCCAGCAGGTCGTCGGCCGCATCTGGGGCACGCTGGGGGCAGTGGGCCTCCGCGTCGTCTTCATCGCGGTGGTGAGCCTTCTCCTGCGCATCCCGCTCCTCCAGCTGGTGGGCGGCCTGGCTCTAATCTGGATCGCCATCAGGCTCGTGCGCCCCGGCCACATGGATCATGCGGGGACGCGACACGGCACCTCGCTCCGGGAGGCGATCTGGATCATCGTGATGGCGGACGTGACCATGAGCCTCGACAATGTGCTGGGCATCGCGGCGGCGGCCAGGGGTGACATGATCCTCGTCGTCTTCGGGATCGCCCTCTCCCTGCCTCTGGTGGTCTGGGGCAGCGGACTCCTCGCTCGCCTCATGGCCCGCCACGAATGGATCATCTGGCTCGGAGGCGGCGTGCTGGGCTATGTGGCCGGCGAGATGATCACGGATGACCCGATGGTCCGGCGCTGGCTGGGGGCGGGCGCCGCCGCCGCCGATGTGGGGCTGTCGATCGTGCTGGGGGTGGCGGTGACGGCGCTCGCCTGGTGGCGTGCGCGGTCGGCCGCTCGAGCCCCCGCCGGTCAGAGGGGAGGGGCGTGATGGAGCTCGAGCCCGTCAAGTCTATCCGGATCTACGAGGACATCGTGCGTCAGGTCAAGGCGCTGATCGCCGACGGAAGACTGACCTCGGGTGATCGCCTCCCCCCGGAGCGGGAGCTCGCGGAGCGCTTCCGCGTCAGTCGCGCCTCGGTGCGCGAGGCCTTGCGCTCCCTGCAGAGCCGCGGGCTCATCGAGATCCGAGCCGGCGAGGGCGCCTTCGTGCGCGACGTCTCGGTGGAGGCGCTCATCGAGCCCCTCGCCCTCGTCATCCTGCCTCACCGCGAGGCCGTGGGTGAGCTCTTCGAGGCGCGTCGCATTCTCGAGCCGGCCATCGCCGCCCTGGCCGCGCGGCGGGCCACCCGCGAGGAAGTCGGCGAGATGGAGCGCATCCTCGAAGAGCAGGCCCGCGAGGTGGCCCAGGGCAAGACGGGGATGGCTCAGGATTCGGCCCTGCACGCGGCCATCGCCGGCGCCGCCCACAACCGCGCCATCGTCCGCATCGTGAGCGCCTTGCTGGATCTCCTGGCTCAGAGTCGCGAGGAAAGCTTGCTGACGCCGGGGCGGCCGACTCGCTCACATCGTGACCACGTCCGCATGCTCGACGCGATCCGGCGCGGAGACGAGGCGGCCGCTCATCTCGCGATGCGCGCCCATCTGGCGGCTGTCGAGAAACTTGTCATGGGCGGGGTTGACGGGGGCATGGCGCGAGCCCGACGCAGACGAGTCAAGACGCGGAGCAAGCGGCCTAAAGTCCCGTAAGTACCTGTCACGCAAGAATATTCGTTGACATTCACCATGCGGTCGCATACCATCGCTGGATAACGCAGGCCTCTTCGGGGCCTGCCTTTCTTTCTCTGCAGACTTTCTCTGCAGACCGAGCGGCCCGACCGAGGGGGTCGACGCGATGGCACACGCGACGGTACGCAAGGGCGCACGGACGAAAGCGGCGCGCGGCGTTGCTCGCCCCCCCAAGTACGTGTACTCCTTCGCCAACGGCAAGGCGGAGGGGTCGAGCGCCCTGCGACACCTGCTCGGCGGAAAGGGCTGCGAGCTGGCCGAGATGACCAATCTCGGCGTCCCGGTGCCGCCCGGCTTCACCATCACGACCGAGGCCTGGTCGGCCTACGCGACGGGGGGCCGCAAGCACCCCGCGGGGCTCTGGGAGCAGGCGCTCGGTTCGCTCGCTCGTCTGGAGGCCGCCGTCGGGCTCAAGCTCGGCGACCCGGCGCGTCCCTTGCTCGTCTCCGTGCGCTCGGGGGCCCGCGCCTCGATGCCCGGCATGATGGACACCGTACTGAACCTCGGCCTCAATGACCGGACGGTGCTGGGCCTCGCGCGCTGGACCAAGAACGAGCGATTCGCCTGGGACTGCTATCGTCGGTTCATCACCATCTTCGGCGACGTGGTGCTCGGGATCGACCGCCACGCCTTCGACGAGCTCCTGGAACGGGCCAAGGCCGCGGCGGGTGCCAAGACCGACGCCGATCTCCAGCCCGAGCCGCTCAAGGCGCTCGTGGCGGAGTCCAAGCGGCTCGTGCAGGCGCGCACGGGCAAAGCTTTCCCGCAGGACCCGAACGAGCAGCTGAGGCTGGCCGTCTCCGCGGTCTTCGACTCGTGGTTCGCGAAGAAGGCGGTCGACTATCGGCGCATCCACGGGCTGCCCGATGACTGGGGCACGGCCGTGACCGTGATGGCCATGGTCTTCGGCAACCTCGGCGAGACGTCGGGCACGGGCGTGTGCTTCACGCGCGACCCCTCGAGCGGGGAGCGGCGCTTCTTCGGTGAGTTCCTCGTCAACGCCCAGGGTGAGGACGTGGTGGCGGGCATCCGCACGCCGCAGCCCATCGCCGCGCTCAAGGAGAGCATGCCGAAGATGTACGACGAGCTGGTGGCCATCAAGGACCGGCTCGAGCGCCACTATCGCGACATGCAGGACATCGAGTTCACGGTGCAGGAAGGCCGGCTCTATATCTTGCAAACGCGTTCGGGCAAGCGGACGGCCGGGGCCGCCGTGCGCATCGCCGTCGAGATGGTGAAGGAAGGGCTGTTCGAGGACAAGCGGGTGAAGAAGGCCTCCGAACGCCACCAGCAGTCCATCCGGACGGCGCTCCTGCGCGTCGAGCCTGCCTCGCTCAACCAGCTCCTCGTGAAAACGGTCGATCCCAAGGCCAAGTACACGGCGGTCGCCCAGGGGCTGGCCGCCACCCCCGCGGCGGCCGTCGGCAAGGTCGTCTTCGATCCCGAGAAGGCGGTGGAGATGGCGC contains:
- a CDS encoding TerC family protein, whose product is MMSLALDPGFWIRLLEIAFLNLLLSGDNAVLIALAVRALPRRQRVLGQIWGTVGAVVLRLAFVGIVSLLLELAFLRVAGALVLLWIAYKLVQPEGGEPERGRHGRSFWHAIWLILVADVTMSLDNVLAIAAAARGDMMLVGIGIAMSVPIVIVGSGVLATLMNRYPAIIWVGGGVLGFVAGEMLLDDPVVLRALGEGLDAKLKVPVAIAMAGTLTAIGWRLSRKKA
- a CDS encoding TerC family protein, which encodes MSFLLNPEFWARLLGIVLIDISLAGDNALVIALAVRDLPPPQQVVGRIWGTLGAVGLRVVFIAVVSLLLRIPLLQLVGGLALIWIAIRLVRPGHMDHAGTRHGTSLREAIWIIVMADVTMSLDNVLGIAAAARGDMILVVFGIALSLPLVVWGSGLLARLMARHEWIIWLGGGVLGYVAGEMITDDPMVRRWLGAGAAAADVGLSIVLGVAVTALAWWRARSAARAPAGQRGGA
- a CDS encoding FadR/GntR family transcriptional regulator; its protein translation is MELEPVKSIRIYEDIVRQVKALIADGRLTSGDRLPPERELAERFRVSRASVREALRSLQSRGLIEIRAGEGAFVRDVSVEALIEPLALVILPHREAVGELFEARRILEPAIAALAARRATREEVGEMERILEEQAREVAQGKTGMAQDSALHAAIAGAAHNRAIVRIVSALLDLLAQSREESLLTPGRPTRSHRDHVRMLDAIRRGDEAAAHLAMRAHLAAVEKLVMGGVDGGMARARRRRVKTRSKRPKVP